One genomic region from Actinocatenispora thailandica encodes:
- a CDS encoding bifunctional YncE family protein/alkaline phosphatase family protein, which produces MHVTRRRRPAGRARLGLASRLPGRRIRILAASALAFSLVLAGGGAYASTRAFGTHRVGDTTDRGAVLPSDQTLKPIGKRLLVDDGKLLSSTVSPNGRYLAALTTDRSIALTIVDLKTYTIIQQVGTSSEADLHIGSNNVGQEGPTYSPDGSTLWMPQINGYERFPVQADGTLAAPTFVTIPNEGSKHPLPAQAVFSADGGTVYAAVNGQNRVVAMDPATGAIEHTWAVGNAPRDMVLVGHQLYVSNEGGRPARDGDTTLNSYGTQVPANPVTGAATTGTLSLIDVSDPTAGVSSIEVGLHPTALYAARGALFVTDTGSDEVSVVDTSIGKVVQTITTQPWPAAQVGYEPDGVTLTSDGHLLVTLGRANALAVYRYTGTKQPVSYLGLLPTDYFPENVTTVGGQVLVTNLRGIGERGPQRTIDKGPGTQPATGHNTHDSTGSLLRFSLPDDARMYRYTRQVFAQNGWDRSSVRTSTGRQARPVPVPVRLGDPSTIKHVFLIVKENRSYDQVFGDDARGNGDPALAQFGEDVTPNQHAMARQFGLYDNTYDVGTNSAEGHNWLMQADNPEYTESGAGEYQRSYDTEDDALGHQRSGFLWTGAQAAGNTVRDFGEFNQFESNPSGASWQQFYCDAKNMDATGQDTGISTYTSSPIPSLNDVTVHSYPKFDTAIPDQYRYEIWKRNFDTYGPANLNMFWLSSDHTGGPPNPIAQVADNDLAVGKMVDHISHSRYWKDSAIFVLEDDTQNGVDHVDGARGPVQVISPWAQHGTVDSHYYTQITVIRTIEQILGIQPMNQKDSAATPMRRAFTRHADYTPFHAVPNRIPLTYGLSTQPSCGADTVAAKYASLAPAQAAKPSVAAGEQRVAAQWRAWQKRQHLTGPKAIPDYANPEQMDHFTWYEAHGYRVPYPGEHTILSPAQVPGRYLPSPDFDG; this is translated from the coding sequence ATGCACGTCACACGCAGGCGGCGACCTGCCGGTAGAGCCCGCCTCGGGCTCGCCAGCCGACTCCCCGGTCGCCGCATCCGGATCCTCGCGGCCAGCGCCCTGGCCTTCTCCCTCGTCCTTGCCGGTGGCGGCGCGTACGCCTCCACCCGCGCGTTCGGAACCCACCGGGTCGGTGACACCACCGACCGCGGTGCGGTGCTGCCCAGCGACCAGACGCTCAAACCGATCGGGAAGCGCCTGCTCGTCGACGACGGCAAACTGTTGTCCTCGACGGTCAGCCCGAACGGACGCTACCTTGCGGCGCTGACCACCGACCGGTCGATCGCGCTGACCATCGTCGATCTCAAGACCTACACGATCATCCAGCAGGTGGGCACCTCGTCGGAGGCCGACCTGCACATCGGCAGCAACAACGTCGGGCAGGAGGGGCCGACCTACTCTCCCGACGGGTCGACGCTGTGGATGCCGCAGATCAACGGCTACGAGCGGTTCCCGGTGCAGGCCGACGGCACCCTCGCGGCACCGACGTTCGTCACGATCCCCAACGAGGGGTCCAAGCACCCGCTACCGGCACAGGCGGTGTTCTCCGCCGACGGCGGCACCGTCTACGCCGCGGTCAACGGCCAGAACCGCGTGGTGGCCATGGACCCGGCGACGGGGGCGATCGAACACACCTGGGCGGTGGGCAACGCCCCGCGCGACATGGTCCTGGTCGGGCACCAGCTGTACGTCAGCAACGAGGGCGGACGGCCGGCACGAGACGGCGACACCACACTCAACTCCTACGGCACGCAGGTGCCGGCCAACCCGGTCACCGGGGCGGCCACCACCGGAACACTCAGCCTCATCGACGTGTCGGACCCGACGGCCGGCGTCTCCTCGATCGAGGTCGGCCTGCACCCCACCGCCCTGTACGCCGCGCGCGGGGCGCTGTTCGTCACCGACACCGGCAGCGACGAAGTGTCGGTGGTCGACACCTCGATCGGCAAGGTGGTGCAGACCATCACCACCCAGCCGTGGCCGGCCGCGCAGGTCGGCTACGAACCGGACGGGGTCACCCTGACCTCCGACGGCCATCTGCTGGTGACGCTGGGCCGCGCGAACGCTCTCGCGGTCTACCGGTACACCGGCACGAAGCAGCCGGTCAGCTACCTCGGCCTGCTGCCGACCGACTACTTCCCGGAGAACGTGACGACGGTCGGCGGGCAGGTGCTGGTCACCAACCTGCGCGGCATCGGCGAGCGGGGGCCGCAGCGCACCATCGACAAGGGCCCCGGCACCCAGCCGGCGACCGGCCACAACACCCACGACTCGACCGGCAGCCTGCTGCGCTTCTCGCTGCCCGACGACGCCCGGATGTACCGCTACACCCGGCAGGTGTTCGCCCAGAACGGGTGGGACCGCAGTTCGGTGCGCACCAGCACCGGGCGGCAGGCCCGGCCGGTGCCGGTACCGGTGCGGCTGGGGGACCCCTCGACCATCAAGCACGTGTTCCTGATCGTCAAGGAGAACCGCTCCTACGATCAGGTGTTCGGCGACGACGCGCGCGGCAACGGTGATCCGGCGCTGGCGCAGTTCGGCGAGGACGTGACGCCCAACCAGCACGCCATGGCCCGCCAGTTCGGGCTCTACGACAACACCTACGACGTGGGCACCAACTCGGCCGAGGGGCACAACTGGCTGATGCAGGCCGACAACCCGGAGTACACCGAGTCCGGCGCCGGGGAGTACCAGCGCAGCTACGACACCGAGGACGACGCCCTCGGTCACCAGCGCTCGGGGTTCCTGTGGACGGGTGCCCAGGCGGCCGGCAACACGGTGCGCGACTTCGGCGAGTTCAACCAGTTCGAGTCCAACCCGTCCGGCGCGAGCTGGCAGCAGTTCTACTGCGACGCCAAGAACATGGACGCCACCGGCCAGGACACCGGTATCTCCACCTACACCTCGTCGCCGATCCCGTCGCTGAACGACGTGACGGTGCACTCCTACCCGAAGTTCGACACGGCGATCCCGGACCAGTACCGCTACGAGATCTGGAAGCGCAACTTCGACACCTACGGGCCGGCCAACCTGAACATGTTCTGGCTGTCCAGCGACCACACCGGCGGCCCGCCGAACCCGATCGCGCAGGTCGCCGACAACGACCTGGCCGTCGGGAAGATGGTCGACCACATCTCGCACAGCCGGTACTGGAAGGACTCGGCGATCTTCGTCCTGGAGGACGACACCCAGAACGGTGTCGACCACGTCGACGGGGCCCGCGGCCCGGTACAGGTCATCAGCCCGTGGGCGCAGCACGGCACGGTCGACAGCCACTACTACACGCAGATCACCGTGATCCGCACGATCGAGCAGATCCTCGGTATCCAGCCGATGAACCAGAAGGACAGCGCGGCCACGCCGATGCGTCGGGCCTTCACCCGGCACGCCGACTACACCCCGTTCCACGCGGTGCCCAACCGGATCCCGCTGACCTACGGGCTGTCCACCCAGCCGTCGTGCGGCGCGGACACGGTGGCGGCGAAGTACGCGTCGCTGGCGCCGGCGCAGGCGGCGAAGCCGTCGGTGGCCGCGGGCGAGCAGCGGGTGGCCGCGCAGTGGCGGGCGTGGCAGAAGCGGCAGCATCTGACCGGCCCGAAGGCGATCCCCGACTACGCCAACCCCGAGCAGATGGACCACTTCACCTGGTACGAAGCGCACGGCTACCGGGTGCCGTACCCGGGTGAGCACACGATCCTGAGCCCGGCCCAGGTGCCCGGCCGCTACCTGCCGTCACCCGACTTCGACGGCTGA
- a CDS encoding erythromycin esterase family protein, with product MATTTLDDLARPLDDPASLGLGIDALLAARSAPPGIFALGEPTHGIEAFPLLRNELLEHLADRGYRSIALEIDMFAASIVDDYVDGGAGDLDTVLATGFSHGFGAVPGNRELVEWLRAHNSGRPPQDRIRFHGFDAPTETAAAPSPRRWLTVARDRLPAALHPESVGELDALLGADEQWTNEAVMYDPAASIGDSERARALRIVADDLISALQRAAPELDPAGYDEAVAHARTALGLLRYHAAMARSAPDRIGMLLSLRAAMMADNLLAIVEQEQQRGPTLVFAHNTHLQRSTSRLSFGAEEAHWASAGALVARTLGERYLFVAADAGPASEPGTLQRALADATTRRALFPAARLRAALPGSTGTSAPMVPGHIPLTPADLPGADAVVFIADTDGRQHRYW from the coding sequence ATGGCCACCACCACCCTGGACGACCTCGCCCGGCCACTCGACGACCCGGCGAGCCTGGGCCTCGGCATCGACGCACTGCTCGCCGCGCGCAGCGCACCGCCGGGCATCTTCGCGCTCGGCGAACCCACCCACGGGATCGAGGCGTTCCCGCTGCTGCGCAACGAGCTGCTCGAACATCTCGCGGACCGCGGGTACCGGTCGATCGCGCTGGAGATCGACATGTTCGCCGCCTCGATCGTCGACGACTACGTCGACGGGGGCGCCGGGGATCTCGACACGGTGCTCGCGACCGGGTTCAGCCACGGTTTCGGCGCCGTACCCGGCAACCGCGAACTCGTCGAGTGGCTGCGCGCCCACAACAGCGGCCGGCCACCGCAGGACCGGATCCGCTTCCACGGCTTCGACGCGCCGACCGAGACCGCCGCCGCGCCGAGCCCGCGGCGCTGGCTGACCGTCGCCCGCGATCGGCTCCCGGCGGCGCTGCACCCCGAATCGGTAGGCGAGCTCGACGCGCTGCTCGGCGCCGACGAACAGTGGACCAACGAGGCGGTGATGTACGACCCGGCGGCGTCGATCGGCGACTCCGAGCGGGCCCGCGCGCTGCGCATCGTCGCCGACGACCTGATCAGCGCGCTGCAGCGGGCGGCTCCCGAGCTGGACCCCGCCGGGTACGACGAGGCCGTCGCGCACGCCCGCACCGCGCTGGGCCTGTTGCGGTACCACGCGGCGATGGCCCGCTCGGCGCCCGACCGGATCGGGATGCTGCTGAGCCTGCGGGCCGCGATGATGGCCGACAACCTGCTCGCGATCGTCGAGCAGGAGCAGCAGCGCGGCCCCACCCTGGTCTTCGCGCACAACACCCACCTGCAGCGCTCGACGTCCCGGCTGTCGTTCGGCGCCGAGGAGGCGCACTGGGCGAGCGCCGGCGCGCTCGTCGCCCGCACGCTGGGCGAGCGGTACCTGTTCGTCGCCGCCGACGCCGGCCCCGCCAGCGAGCCGGGAACGCTGCAGCGTGCGCTGGCCGACGCGACCACCCGCCGGGCACTGTTCCCGGCCGCGCGGTTGCGTGCCGCGCTGCCCGGCTCGACCGGTACCAGCGCCCCGATGGTGCCCGGTCACATCCCGCTGACCCCGGCCGACCTGCCCGGCGCCGACGCGGTCGTGTTCATCGCCGACACCGACGGCCGGCAGCACCGGTACTGGTAG
- a CDS encoding TioE family transcriptional regulator, producing MRPVDLAREHGLSAQAVRNYDDAGVFPPTERTATGYRRYSPLHAQALRAFLAIRRGHGHRIAVEIMRAVNRGDANCAYRMIDAAHAELAAERGTRAEVATALTALSDGVPVSLHGRPLTVGELARRLGVHAATLRTWEAGGILQPDRDRSTGYRRYGPDDVRDAEVARQLRRGGYPLPQVARFLASLREAGGAAPLRAFLDSWQERITARSRHLLTGAARLDAYLTDLDRPAPAATSARDYGVAGKPRRTGGS from the coding sequence GTGCGACCGGTTGACCTGGCGCGCGAGCACGGGCTGTCCGCGCAGGCGGTCCGCAACTACGACGACGCCGGCGTCTTCCCGCCGACCGAGCGCACCGCGACCGGATACCGGCGATACTCGCCGCTGCACGCGCAGGCGCTGCGGGCGTTCCTCGCGATCCGCCGCGGGCACGGGCATCGGATCGCGGTCGAGATCATGCGTGCGGTCAACCGAGGCGACGCCAACTGCGCGTACCGGATGATCGACGCCGCGCACGCCGAACTCGCCGCCGAACGCGGCACCCGCGCCGAGGTGGCGACCGCGTTGACTGCCCTGTCCGACGGCGTACCGGTCTCGCTGCACGGCCGGCCGTTGACGGTCGGTGAGCTGGCCCGGCGCCTCGGTGTACATGCCGCGACCCTGCGCACCTGGGAGGCCGGTGGCATCCTGCAGCCCGACCGGGACCGATCCACCGGCTACCGCCGGTACGGGCCGGACGACGTGCGCGATGCCGAGGTGGCGCGGCAGCTACGCCGCGGCGGGTACCCGCTGCCCCAGGTCGCCCGCTTCCTCGCGTCGCTACGGGAGGCCGGTGGGGCGGCGCCGCTGCGCGCCTTCCTGGACTCCTGGCAGGAGCGCATCACCGCTCGCAGCCGCCACCTGCTCACCGGTGCGGCCCGACTCGACGCCTACCTGACCGACCTGGACCGACCAGCCCCAGCCGCAACCAGCGCACGGGACTACGGTGTGGCCGGCAAGCCGCGTCGAACGGGAGGGTCGTGA
- a CDS encoding alpha/beta hydrolase, with the protein MRTSTLLAPHRTPPRAQTNLVRAIAAAGRHPGQPSPAAPVDVSPQAVHDYLTGLTEPVRRRLTARFPAAVGTLDGAPPAMRYAANRRRMRPTRFGAWSGQYLLFDPAPPGRVALVYGDLRTADRVAVLVPGADTRLADFARGLGGRRHRAPAVQAVNLYRAADALRPNRVSVVAWLGYRTPRGPGIDVARQQLAAAGATALTRFVRGLTVVAPHAALMLLGHSYGSVVIGLAAARLPAQVRDVAVFGSPGVGVDTAAELFATARIWAACAPGDWTRFVPGVRRWGFGHGRRPTDPAFGARPFCTAGVTDHDHYLAAGTGSLAALAAILTA; encoded by the coding sequence GTGCGTACCTCGACGCTCCTCGCCCCGCACCGGACCCCACCGCGCGCCCAGACCAACCTGGTCCGAGCCATCGCCGCGGCCGGGCGGCACCCCGGGCAGCCGAGCCCGGCGGCGCCCGTCGACGTGTCGCCGCAGGCGGTACACGACTACCTCACCGGGTTGACCGAGCCGGTGCGGCGGCGACTCACCGCCCGCTTCCCCGCCGCGGTCGGCACCCTCGACGGCGCACCACCGGCCATGCGGTACGCGGCGAACCGGCGGCGGATGCGGCCCACCCGGTTCGGCGCCTGGAGCGGCCAGTACCTGCTGTTCGATCCGGCGCCGCCGGGCCGGGTCGCCCTGGTGTACGGCGACCTGCGCACCGCCGACCGGGTCGCCGTGCTGGTACCGGGCGCCGACACCCGGCTCGCCGACTTCGCCCGCGGGCTGGGCGGGCGCCGGCACCGGGCCCCCGCGGTCCAGGCGGTGAACCTCTACCGGGCCGCCGACGCGCTGCGCCCGAACCGGGTCTCGGTCGTCGCGTGGCTCGGCTACCGCACCCCACGCGGACCCGGGATCGACGTGGCTCGGCAGCAGCTCGCCGCCGCCGGCGCCACCGCCCTGACCCGGTTCGTCCGCGGCCTGACGGTGGTGGCGCCGCACGCGGCGCTCATGCTGCTGGGACACAGCTACGGCTCGGTGGTCATCGGGCTGGCCGCCGCCCGGCTGCCCGCGCAGGTCCGCGACGTCGCGGTGTTCGGATCCCCGGGAGTGGGCGTCGACACCGCCGCCGAACTGTTCGCCACGGCGCGGATCTGGGCCGCCTGCGCCCCCGGCGACTGGACCCGTTTCGTACCCGGGGTCCGCCGCTGGGGCTTCGGGCACGGCCGCCGCCCCACCGACCCGGCGTTCGGCGCCCGACCGTTCTGCACCGCCGGCGTCACCGACCACGACCACTACCTCGCCGCCGGTACCGGATCGCTCGCCGCCCTCGCCGCCATCCTGACCGCGTGA
- a CDS encoding FkbM family methyltransferase: MYRLDRPTVTATVANLLARWTPYLDTELYTLPGLVRPGDVCVDVGSAAGLYSQALSQLAGPTGQVHSVEPVTFSHPVWSRVLGARRRGNVCHHAVAIGAEPGRLAMRVPFDERGPATSRSFLDWHTHGVGSNAEYPYHVDVPVPVETLDGLCADGHLTRLDFLKIDVEGGELHVLHGGRQAIERYRPTMLIEIEARHTARYDYAADEVAAWLTGRGYQMYAWRRGWQPVEAVCVHANNYLFRPRDSAAR, encoded by the coding sequence ATGTACCGCCTCGACCGGCCCACCGTGACCGCCACGGTGGCCAACCTGCTCGCCCGCTGGACGCCGTACCTGGACACCGAGCTGTACACGCTGCCCGGCCTGGTCCGGCCCGGGGACGTCTGCGTGGACGTCGGTTCCGCGGCCGGGCTGTACAGCCAGGCGTTGTCGCAGCTGGCCGGGCCGACCGGGCAGGTGCACAGCGTCGAGCCGGTGACGTTCTCGCATCCGGTGTGGTCGCGGGTACTGGGTGCGCGCCGGCGTGGCAACGTCTGCCACCACGCGGTGGCGATCGGCGCCGAGCCGGGGCGGCTGGCGATGCGGGTGCCGTTCGACGAGCGGGGGCCGGCGACCAGCCGCTCGTTCCTGGACTGGCACACCCACGGGGTCGGCTCCAACGCCGAGTACCCGTACCACGTCGACGTGCCGGTGCCGGTGGAGACGCTGGACGGGCTGTGCGCGGACGGCCACCTGACCCGGCTGGACTTCCTCAAGATCGACGTGGAGGGCGGTGAGCTGCACGTGCTGCACGGTGGGCGGCAGGCGATCGAACGGTACCGGCCGACGATGCTGATCGAGATCGAGGCGCGGCACACGGCCCGGTACGACTACGCGGCGGACGAGGTCGCGGCCTGGCTGACCGGGCGCGGCTACCAGATGTACGCGTGGCGTCGCGGTTGGCAGCCGGTGGAGGCGGTGTGCGTGCACGCCAACAACTATCTGTTCCGGCCGCGCGACTCGGCGGCCCGCTGA
- a CDS encoding DinB family protein — translation MSDMWAEGAEDPRDYGNPVGEKATLRGYLSNYRLTLGMKCDGLDAEQLARRSVQPSTMSLLGLIRHMASVEHHWFQRVLQGHPEQPRLYRTADDRDADFNGAIGEQAVVDEAFASWRQQIARADAWLDELAEADLGREVPLGDDDTVSIRDVLVHMVEEYARHAGHADLIRERIDGRTGQ, via the coding sequence ATGAGCGACATGTGGGCCGAGGGTGCCGAGGATCCGCGCGACTACGGCAACCCGGTGGGGGAGAAGGCGACGCTGCGGGGGTATCTGTCGAACTACCGGCTGACGCTGGGGATGAAGTGCGACGGGCTGGACGCCGAGCAGCTCGCCCGCCGTTCGGTGCAGCCGAGCACGATGAGCCTGCTCGGGTTGATCCGGCACATGGCGAGCGTGGAGCATCACTGGTTCCAGCGGGTGCTGCAGGGCCATCCGGAGCAGCCGCGGCTCTACCGCACCGCCGACGACCGGGACGCCGACTTCAACGGTGCGATCGGCGAGCAGGCGGTGGTCGACGAGGCGTTCGCCAGCTGGCGGCAGCAGATCGCCCGCGCCGACGCGTGGCTCGACGAGCTGGCCGAGGCAGACCTGGGCCGCGAGGTCCCGCTCGGCGACGACGACACGGTGAGCATCCGCGACGTGCTGGTGCACATGGTCGAGGAGTACGCCCGGCACGCCGGTCATGCCGACCTGATCCGGGAACGCATCGACGGCCGCACCGGCCAGTAG
- a CDS encoding aminoglycoside adenylyltransferase domain-containing protein, giving the protein MVNERLPGEVQQAVSVFLAAVDAAAPGLVTGFYLVGSVALGDFHPTGAGRGPFSTASDIDFVAVLSRRTDADTAALAGAQARVVAERSRPSFDGCCLTEAELAAGPDGCPGVPCWQSGRFAPAGRFAINPVTFCELARHGVAVRGRQPAELDVWHDPAALRAFTADNLRSYWRPAWRKGRRPGPVRFAVGLTGWYPVWTVLGVSRLHYTLATGEMTSKCGAGRYARESFDPRWHRILDESLALRTGGAEGRRGYRNPLSRRRDTLAYLDATIDAALAL; this is encoded by the coding sequence ATGGTGAACGAGCGGCTGCCGGGCGAGGTGCAGCAGGCGGTGTCGGTGTTCCTGGCCGCCGTCGATGCCGCGGCGCCGGGCCTGGTGACCGGGTTCTATCTGGTCGGGTCGGTGGCGCTGGGTGACTTCCACCCGACCGGCGCCGGTCGGGGCCCGTTCAGTACCGCCAGCGACATCGACTTCGTCGCCGTGCTGTCCCGGCGCACCGACGCGGACACCGCGGCGCTGGCCGGCGCGCAGGCGCGGGTCGTTGCCGAGCGGTCACGCCCGTCCTTCGACGGGTGCTGCCTGACCGAGGCCGAACTCGCGGCCGGGCCGGACGGCTGCCCCGGCGTACCGTGCTGGCAGTCCGGCCGGTTCGCGCCGGCCGGCCGGTTCGCGATCAATCCGGTGACGTTCTGCGAGCTGGCCCGGCACGGTGTCGCGGTGCGCGGTCGGCAACCGGCCGAGCTGGACGTGTGGCACGACCCGGCGGCGTTGCGCGCGTTCACCGCCGACAACCTGCGCTCGTACTGGCGGCCCGCGTGGCGCAAGGGCCGTCGTCCGGGCCCGGTGCGGTTCGCCGTCGGGCTCACCGGTTGGTATCCGGTGTGGACGGTGCTGGGGGTCAGCCGGCTGCACTACACGCTGGCGACCGGCGAGATGACCTCCAAGTGCGGTGCCGGCCGGTACGCGCGGGAGTCGTTCGACCCGCGCTGGCACCGGATCCTGGACGAGAGTCTGGCGCTGCGCACCGGCGGCGCCGAGGGGCGCCGCGGCTACCGCAACCCGCTGTCGCGGCGCCGGGACACCCTCGCCTACCTGGACGCCACGATCGACGCGGCGCTCGCCCTGTGA
- a CDS encoding alpha/beta hydrolase family protein, with the protein MTAPGTVATAVVTWARDDDFARIAARFAAPLRAAVTADALRLAWLAQVGAHGAVRNLGDPVAEQPAAGLVRVRVPVHCARDSFAVVMSVDDTGYLHGLRLAPADETPWSPPEYARPERFAERPVTLAAGHDELPGTLSLPRDAAPTPAVVLLPGGGPFDRDATSGPNKPLKDLAWGLADRGVAVLRFDKLTHLDPGTWQRPGFTLADEYLPGALAAVDLLRREPSVDPDRVFLVGHSMGATVAPRIAAAGASVAGLVLLAAEAQPMQHSAVRVARHLAALEPGPAADATVATIVQQAATVDSAALTADTPASELPFGFPGSYWLDRRGYDPVGTAAGLTVPMLIAQGGRDYQVTVADDLARWREALGARPHVTIRVYPADNHLFFPGTGPSGPADYLAPQHVDRALVDDLAGWLTADR; encoded by the coding sequence ATGACAGCTCCCGGCACGGTCGCCACCGCGGTGGTGACATGGGCCCGCGACGACGACTTCGCGCGCATCGCCGCCCGGTTCGCGGCACCACTGCGGGCCGCCGTCACCGCGGACGCGCTGCGGCTGGCCTGGCTCGCCCAGGTCGGCGCCCACGGCGCGGTTCGCAACCTCGGCGACCCGGTGGCAGAGCAGCCGGCCGCCGGGCTGGTGCGCGTTCGGGTGCCGGTGCACTGCGCGCGGGACTCGTTCGCCGTGGTGATGTCGGTCGACGACACCGGGTACCTGCACGGGCTGCGGCTGGCGCCCGCCGACGAGACGCCGTGGTCGCCACCGGAGTACGCCCGGCCGGAGCGGTTCGCCGAACGGCCGGTCACCCTGGCCGCCGGCCACGACGAACTGCCCGGCACCCTCAGCCTGCCGCGCGACGCCGCACCGACCCCGGCCGTGGTCCTGCTCCCCGGCGGCGGCCCGTTCGACCGGGACGCCACCAGCGGGCCGAACAAGCCGCTGAAGGACCTGGCCTGGGGGCTCGCCGACCGCGGCGTGGCGGTACTGCGCTTCGACAAGCTCACCCACCTCGATCCGGGCACCTGGCAGCGCCCCGGGTTCACCCTGGCCGACGAGTACCTGCCGGGCGCACTGGCCGCCGTCGACCTGCTGCGCCGCGAACCGTCCGTCGACCCGGACCGGGTCTTCCTGGTCGGGCACAGCATGGGCGCCACCGTCGCCCCGCGCATCGCGGCGGCCGGCGCGAGCGTGGCCGGGCTGGTGCTGCTCGCCGCCGAGGCGCAGCCGATGCAGCACTCCGCGGTCCGCGTCGCCCGCCACCTCGCCGCACTCGAACCGGGCCCCGCGGCCGATGCGACGGTCGCGACGATCGTCCAGCAGGCCGCGACGGTGGACAGCGCCGCGCTGACCGCCGACACCCCGGCCAGCGAGCTGCCGTTCGGCTTTCCCGGCTCGTACTGGCTGGACCGGCGCGGCTACGACCCGGTCGGCACCGCGGCCGGGCTCACGGTACCGATGCTCATCGCCCAGGGCGGTCGCGACTACCAGGTCACCGTCGCCGACGACCTGGCCCGCTGGCGTGAAGCCCTCGGTGCCCGCCCCCACGTGACGATCCGGGTGTACCCGGCGGACAACCACCTGTTCTTCCCCGGCACCGGACCGTCCGGCCCGGCCGACTACCTGGCCCCGCAGCACGTCGACCGGGCGCTGGTCGACGACCTCGCCGGATGGCTCACCGCCGACCGCTGA
- a CDS encoding helix-turn-helix domain-containing protein, giving the protein MDTLELLAHPVRLRVVHALRGARILTTAQLAAQLPDVSRATVYRHLEVMAAAGVLEVADERRVRGAVERRYRLSPERAAIDAETLRSMSADEHRAAFTAALAALIAEFDRYLDGPAADPVADLVGYRQHALWLGPDELTALIGQLQQAIAPLLANRPEPGRTRYLLSPILFPAAE; this is encoded by the coding sequence ATGGACACCCTCGAACTGCTGGCCCACCCGGTACGACTGCGCGTGGTGCACGCGCTGCGTGGCGCGCGGATCCTGACCACCGCACAGCTGGCCGCGCAGCTCCCGGACGTCTCCAGGGCCACCGTCTACCGGCACCTCGAGGTCATGGCCGCCGCCGGGGTACTGGAGGTCGCCGACGAGCGGCGGGTCCGCGGCGCGGTGGAACGCCGGTACCGGCTGAGCCCGGAGCGGGCCGCGATCGACGCCGAGACCCTGCGGTCGATGTCGGCCGACGAGCACCGGGCGGCCTTCACCGCCGCGCTGGCCGCGCTGATCGCCGAGTTCGACCGCTACCTGGACGGGCCGGCCGCCGACCCGGTGGCCGACCTGGTCGGCTACCGGCAGCACGCGCTGTGGCTCGGCCCGGACGAGCTGACCGCGCTGATCGGCCAGCTGCAGCAGGCGATCGCGCCGCTGCTGGCCAACCGGCCGGAACCGGGCCGCACCCGGTACCTGCTGAGCCCGATCCTGTTTCCGGCGGCCGAGTAG
- a CDS encoding GyrI-like domain-containing protein: MAPYDIKRDHRRLYAPRNTGWEIVDVPAQRFLAVDGTGDPNTAPAYARAVEALYAVAYTLKFAAKRTGDDFVVGPLEGLWWADDPRVFTARDKDSWNWTMLISLPAPVTAEQVAGARAAALAKKGNPAIASVRELGLHEGPSAQVLHVGSYDDETPVLAELHEHYLPAHGLVPTGRHHEIYLGDPRRTAPEKLRTVLRQPVGARG; encoded by the coding sequence GTGGCGCCGTACGACATCAAGCGTGACCACCGGCGGCTCTACGCGCCGCGCAACACCGGGTGGGAGATCGTGGACGTGCCCGCGCAGCGGTTCCTCGCCGTCGACGGCACCGGCGATCCGAACACCGCACCCGCCTACGCCAGGGCGGTCGAGGCGCTGTACGCGGTGGCGTACACGCTGAAGTTCGCCGCCAAGCGCACCGGGGACGACTTCGTCGTCGGCCCGCTGGAGGGGCTGTGGTGGGCCGACGATCCGCGGGTGTTCACCGCCCGCGACAAGGATTCCTGGAACTGGACGATGCTGATCAGCCTCCCCGCGCCGGTGACCGCCGAGCAGGTCGCGGGCGCGCGGGCCGCCGCGCTGGCGAAGAAGGGGAACCCGGCGATCGCCAGCGTGCGCGAGCTGGGCCTGCACGAGGGGCCCAGCGCGCAGGTGCTGCACGTCGGCTCGTACGACGACGAGACGCCGGTGCTGGCCGAGCTGCACGAGCACTACCTGCCCGCCCACGGACTGGTGCCGACCGGCCGGCACCACGAGATCTACCTCGGCGATCCGCGCCGTACCGCGCCGGAGAAGCTCCGGACCGTGCTGCGCCAGCCGGTCGGGGCCCGCGGCTGA